The DNA sequence GTTTGATCCACGATAGGAATGACGTTTACCAACTGTTGCAACGAACGCTCAATTCTAGGGGCTATCTTTTCCGCTGGCACCGAATGACCACCTTCGTGAACTCGCTGCTCGATGCGCATCCGATTCAGTTCGGGAGAAACCAGGTGAATTGCGTAGATTTCGACGGCATATCCGGCGCGTTTTGCCTCACGGATAAAGTCGAGTTTAGAGGGGTGTGAAAACACGGTTTCAAAGCAAAACGACCGCTTTTGCGCCAGTGCCAAGTGGCGGCTGCGCTCGACCAATCGCATCGCCTCGTAACTATGCACTTCCGGATCATCGGGCCAGAGTTCACGCGCCAGGACATCGGCATTGAGAAAGGGAATCTGACGGTGTGCCAGGTACTTCTGATAGAACGTGGACTTACCGGCGCCGTTACCACCGACCAACAGAATGACCGTTGGTCGGGGCGTACTGTCCGATAGTGAGGTGGTCATAAGCCGGACACGACCCGCTTGCCCTCCGCACTGTAAGCGACCAGTTTCGAGCTATCGTCCGGATCAACTCCGTAGCGCACCGGTGCCTCACTGACCCGGCCAGGCAAGCGGCCGGACTGTCGGTCTGATTCAAGCTCTTCCAGAATGCTGTCCATTGACAGGTCCTTGGGCTGGCTCTCTTCCAATCTCAGGGTGACCAAGCCCTGCATCAGGGCCAAACGCTGATCCGACGTCATCATGCGGGAGATAAGTTGTCCGAGTGACGCCCAGTACTCAATTTGACGAGGTACAGAACGATGCTCCAACGCTGCCTCCTGCTCCGCTTTGCGTATCAACTCCGGGTTCAACCGAATGGGTTTTTGCTGAGCCATCGAAAACCTCACAAGCCTCGTTCGAGCATAATTAAAGAAGCCTCTATTGTAGCGCTACGCACTATAATGAGCAAATTGCTACACCACATCAGCCCCTGTTCAGGAGAGGCTATCCTTTCGCCTTTGCATCCCCCCTGGTCTGGTATCATCCCGCACTGACACGCACTCGCAACGGGATGAATTATGTCCGAGACCCTACGCATCGCCACCCGCAAATCCCTGCTCGCACTCTGGCAGGCCGAATACGTCAAGGCCGAGCTGGAGCGCCACCACCCGGGGCTGACCGTGGAGCTGGTGCCCCTGGTCAGCCGGGGTGACAAGATTCTGGATGTGCCCCTGGCCAAAGTGGGCGGCAAAGGGCTGTTTGTGAAAGAGTTGGAGCACGCGATTACCAGTGGCGAGGCGGATATCGCAGTGCACTCCATGAAAGATGTGCCCATGGAGTTCCCGGAGGGGCTCGGCCTGCCGGTCATCTGCCCGCGGGAAGATCCGCGCGATGCTTTTGTTTCCAACCGCTACGACCAGCTCAGCGATATGCCCGGCGGCACCGTGGTGGGCACCTCCAGCCTGCGCCGGCAGTGCCAGATTCTGGCCGCCCGGCCGGACCTGGAGGTCAAGTTTCTTCGCGGCAACGTGCAGACCCGCCTGCGCAAGCTCGACGACGGCGAGTACGACGCCATTGTCCTGGCCACCGCTGGCTTGGTGCGTCTGGAGCTGGAGGAGCGGATTCGCAGCCGCATCGCCCCGGAGGAGTCCCTGCCCGCGGGCGGGCAGGGCGCAGTGGGCATTGAGTGCCGTACCGAGGATTTGCGCACCATTGAGCTGATCGCCCCCCTGCACCACGAGCCCACCGCCGAGCTGGTATTGGCGGAGCGGGCCATGAACCGGCGCCTGGAAGGCGGCTGCCAGGTGCCCATTGCCTGCTATGCTATACCGAGTGATGAAGGGCTGTGGTTGCGCGGTCTCGTGGGCTCACCGGACGGCACGGAAATGCTCTACGATGAGATTCGTGGCCCGGTCGCCGAGGGTGAGGCGATGGGCATTGCGCTGGCCGAGCGGCTGCTGGCGGCGGGCGCCGACCGGATTCTGGCGGACGTGTACGGACGGGAGCTGAAGTGACCCGGAGCGCCGGAGCGGACACGCTGACCGGCCTGCAGGTGCTGGTCACCCGGCCCGAAGCCCAGGCCGAGGCCTGGGCGGACACACTCCGGGCGAGGGGCGCTCACGCGGTGGTCGCCCCCCTGCTGACGCTGAGCCCGGTCTCGACGTCCGAGGCGAAGCAGGCGATCAAACAGTGCATACTGGATTTCGACCTCTACCAGAAAGCGATTTTCGTCAGCCAGAACGCCGTCGCCTATGCGTTTGAATGGCTAGAGGATTACTGGCCGCAGTTGCCCATCCGGATCGAGTATTACGGGGTCGGCGAACGCACCGGCAGGGCGCTGGAAGCCTATGGCGTACCGGTGACCGCCTGGCAGTCGGACGGCGCCATGAACAGTGAGGCCCTGCTGGCGGCCCCCGAATTGCAATCCGTGGCGGGCGAGCGCATTGTGATCTTCCGCGGCGTGGGCGGCCGGGGCGTGCTGGCCGAGACACTGCGTGAGCGCGGTGCCCGGGTGGATTACTGTGAGCTGTACCAACGCCAGTGCCCGGATGACGCCGCCACACAGCTGAACCAGGCGCTGGTGGAACTGAACGAAACACCCCTGATGGTGGCCTTACACAGTGGTGAGACCCTGGAAAACTTTCATCAGGTCCGCCGGGCACTGCCTTCCGACCAGGCTCGGCGCCTGGCCCGAGGGACACTGCTGGTGCCCGGGGAGCGGGTTGCCCAGCAGGCGCGCGCGCTGGGCTATACCCGCGTGCTGACCGCCGAAAACGCCACCGACCCGGGTATGCTGGCCGCCCTTGAACGCGCCGCCATCGACCCGACCCTTTTGCAGACAGACGGAACCCACGACTGTGACTGATAACGACCAGACCAACGACACCACCCAGGAATCCACGCCCCCCGCCGACAAGACACCGGCGGACACCACCAGTGACAGGGCGGACAAGGGCACCCCCAAACGCCCCAGCAAGAAAACACCGGCCAACAAAAGCGGCCGTGCGCGCCGATGGGGCTGGTTGCTGCTGGTGTTGATCTGCGTCGGCCTGCCCCTGGCCGCTGGATACGGTGTCTGGTGGGCCTGGCAGGATCTTGAGCAGCAGCGCGAGCAGCTGACAGCGCTGCAGCAGCGCCTGGCCGAGCAATCCCAGGCCCTCCGGCAGCAGGACCGCACCCTCGACCAATTGCCCGGTCAGCTCAGCAGCGATTTGCGAGCCGATGTGCAAAGCGCCCAGCGAGGCCAGGCCGAGATCATCAGCCAGATGGAGCAGCGCCTGAACCGGGTAGACCGCCGCCTGAGCGCCATCGCCAGCACCGACCGGGAGGACTGGAAGCTGGCCGAGGCCGAGTACCTGCTGCGCCTGGCCAACCAGCGCCTGGTACTGGAGCGGGACAGCCGCAATGCCCTGGCCCTGGCGGAAACCACCGATGCCATTCTGCGCGACCTGGGCGATGCGGACCTGCTGCCGATCCGCCGGGCCCTGGCGCGGGACATCCAGGCCCTGAAGCTCGCCGATCAGGTGGATCGGGAGGGTCTGTACCTGCGGTTATTGGCCCTGAACGAACAGGTACCCACGCTGCCACTGGTGGAACCCATGCGCAGCACACCCGACAACACCGTCCCCGATGAAGCGTCGGCTGAAGCCAACACCGGACCCTGGGCAACCATCAAACAGAGTTTCGCCCGCCTGGTCGAGCGTATCAGTGGCCATATCCGGATTCGCCATCATGATCAGCCCATTGCCGCCCTGGCTGACCCGCGCGAGCAGTTCATTCTGCGCCAGCAACTGCAGTTGATGTTGGAGCAGGCCCAGGCGGCGCTGTTGCGGGAGCAGACCGAGCTCTATCAATCCAGCCTCACCCGCGCGGCCGACTGGCTCGAACAACACTACGCCCTCAATCCCCAGACCGAATCGGCCCTGTCCAGCCTGCGCGAGCTGGCCGCCGTCGATATCGCTCCCGAGCTGCCGGACCTCAATGACGCCCTGAAGCTGCTCGAGGTACACATCGAGCAACAACACCGGCTGTCCCCGGACTTTCAGCGCGCACCGGGTGAGGAGTCCGACTCATGAAACGGACGCTGCTGATTCTGATTGTCGCGATGTTGCTCGGCGCACTGACGCTGAGCGCCATTCAGGCCGACAGCGGCTATGTCCTGATCGCGCTGGGCAACACCAGCGTGGAAATGAGCTTCTGGCTGGCGTTGATGTTGCTGCTCGGAGGGCTGGGATTGATCTGGCTGGTATTGCGGCTGTTCCGGGGCAGCATCAGGGCGGGGCAGGCCGTCACCGAACGGCTGTTCTCCGGCACCAGCGCCCGGGCCCAACGGCGCACCGCCAGCGGCCTGGTCAGCTTTATCGAGGGGAACTGGAAGCAGGCCCAGCGCAAACTACTGCGCGCGGCGCCCAAATCCGGGACGCCGCTGATCAATTATCTGGCGGCGGCCCGCTGCGCCTTTGAGCAGGGCGATAATCACACCGCTCTGGAATTGCTGCACAAGGCCGAGCAGAGCAGCACCAACAGCGAGCTGGCGGTCGCCCTGACCCAGGCGCGTATGCAGCTGATGAGCCGACGCTACGAGCAGTGCCTGGCCACCCTGGAGCGGGTCAAACGCAAAGCCCCCCAACATCCCGTGGTACTCGACCTGTTGCGCCAGGTGTATATCGCCCTGCACGACTGGGAATCGCTCAAGCAGTTGATGCCCAGTCTCCGTGCGTACGGCAACCAGAACGAAGCCGCGCTTGAAGCGCTCTCCAGCCAGCTGCACCGGGCCCTGCTCGAGCAGGCCGGGCAGCGGGTCCGCGGGCTCGGCCCGGAGCGGGCGCGCGAGGCCCTGGCGAGCACCTGGAAAGACATCCCCAGCGCGGTGCGCAAACAACCCGATGTGGCGCTGTTGTACGCACAGCAATTAGTGGACAACGACCTGCACGTCGAAGCAGAAGCCCAGGTGCGCAAAACCCTGGAAAAACACTGGTCCCCCGAGCTGGTTCGGCTCTATGGCCTGATTCGGGCCAACGATGCCGGACAACAGCTGATCACCGCCGAAGGCTGGCTGAAGAAGCGCCCCGCCGATGCCCTGCTGATGCTCACCCTCGGCCGCCTGAGCCTGCGCAATCAGCTGTGGGGCAAAGCCCGGGATTACTTTCAGAGCAGCCTGACCCTGCACAAGCACCCGGAAACCTGTGCCGAGCTGGCTCGTCTGTTGGCCCATATGGGAGAACACAAAAAGAGCACCGAGTACTACCAGCAGGGGCTGCTGTTGACCACCGAACGGCTCCCGGACCTGCCGCTGCCCAAAGAACCCGAGCCAACGCACTGACTTGCAGTCGCGACGGGGAAAGGCATAATACCGGGCAACCAGATCGAATAATAATAGGTTTACATCAAGAAGTAGGGAACCTATCACCGCTTAAAGGAGTTTGTCATGCCTCTGCCGGCACTGCTGCGGCTCGCGTTTGTCGTGCTACTCGCGCTTCGTTATCGTCTGAAACTCATCCTCGGCATTGTTGTCGCCGTGGTGATCGGGCTCAGCCTCACCTTCATTTCCGGAAAGATTTATCAACACCTGGATCGGGATCCGGACCGGGGCGCCATCGCGCTGGAAGACGGGGCCTTCGGGGAAAGCTACTCGACGCCCATCTACCTGGACCAGGGCTGGAGCCCGGCCGACACCCTCTGGTACTACAACACCACCCAGGGTTCGGCCCTGCTGCCCTATGACCTGTTCGTGGCCCTCGAGCAGCCCGCCTCGGAGGAGCTGTTCCGCTCGGACCACAACATGGACCGCTACCGCTACCTGCCCCAGAAACCCACCTTCTTCAATCCCGACGGTCTACCGGTGGGGTTTGCCAAGGACAGTTACCAGGGCAAAGACTATTTGGGCTTTACCTGTGCGGCCTGCCACACCGGCCAGGTGAACTATCAGGGCCAGGCCATCCGCATCGACGGCGGCCCCGCCCTGGCGGATATGGACGGCTTCCTGCACGGACTGGAAAAGGCGCTGTCGGCGGCCCGGGATATTCCCGCCAAACGGGAACGGTTTATTGATCGAGTCCTGCAGCGGGACAATGACTATCGCTCGCCCGAGGCCGTCGAGGCGGACCTGGCCCAGTGGACCGAACAGATCCGCATGTACAACACCATCAATCACAGCCATATCCGCTACGGTTACGGTCGCCTGGATGCCTTTGGCCGAATCTACAATCGGGTGCTGCGCCACGTGGTCAACCGGGAACAGATGCGGGATCTATTGCTCGCCGCCGAAGGACCCACCGGCGAGCTGCTGCTCACCGAAGCCGAGGTGGACCGGGTTCTGGCAGGTATCGAGCCCACCCTGATCGATGATACGGCCTTCACCCGCATCGTAAGCCGCCTGCAGTCGAGCGACGAAGGGCTTCCCGGATTGTCCCAGCGCAACCTGTTGCGCTTGCGAAACCAGCTGCTTAACGAGCCGAACGCGCCGGTCAGTTATCCGTTCCTGTGGGACATCACCCACTCCGATTACCTGCAGTGGAACGGACTGGCCAATAACGCCGACCTGGGGCCCCTGGGGCGCAACGTCGGGGAAGTGATCGGGGTCTTTGCCAAACTGGACTGGGAAGTAAAAGAGCCCGGCTTCAGTCTGTCCGGACACCTGACCGGTCAGAGCAACAAACGGGAGCGCATCGCCTTCACTTCCAGCATTGATCTGGTCAACCTCCAGCGCCTGGAGGCTCACCTCGGTCGCCTTACCTCGCCGCAATGGCCGGAGGACATACTGGGCGAAATCAACCGGGAGCAGGCCGCCCTGGGCAAGCGCCTCTATGCCCAGCACTGTCAGAGCTGCCACCAGATCATCGACCGCTCCGCCTGGGACCGTCTGGTGGTGGCCGAAATGACAGATATCGAGATACTGAAGACTGACCCAAAGGCGGCGGAAAACAGCGTAAATTATCAGGGAAAGTCGGGAAACTTCGAGAATACCTACCAGAACACAACCGTAGGCCCTCTGGTCCTGGAGGCGACCGCGCCCGCCGTGCAGATCCTCACCTCGGTAACCAAAGGCGCGGTTTCCACCCCCGATGCCGACAAAGGCCCACTCCGGCGCACCCTGGACTGGTTTTATGTGCTGGGGCTGTCCTGGTTTGATAATGACGTCAAATACAGCGTCAAGGCGGGGGACTATCGGCCGGATACCACGGCTCGCCCCTACCATTCGCTGCTGGCCTACAAGGGCCGATCCCTGAACGGCATCTGGGCCACGGCCCCCTATCTGCACAATGGCTCGGTGCCCACACTGTACGACCTGTTACTGCCGGCACGGGAAGAGGGTGACCCGGAAGAGGGCGCCTATCGCCCCGAGGCTTTTCAGGTGGGAAGCCGGGAGTTCGATCCGGTCAAGGTGGGCTTTCGCACCGAGGGCTACGAGGGTTTCACCCAGACCACGCACCGGCTTGGAGACCGCAACACGGGTCACGAATACGGCACCGATACCTTGACCGAGGCCGAGCGCTGGGCGCTGGTGGAGTATCTCAAGACCCTTTGATGCTCGGTGAGACAAATCTCACCAAACTGCCCGGAACCATTGGCGCGAAAAACACACCAAATGACGGCCTGCTCTAAAAACTAACGCCGGTAGGCGAGGTGTTTTTTGGTGTATTTCGCGCCAACTGCGTTTATCCTGTGGCCGTTTTGAGTGTCGATTGTTGATTCCACCTTTGATCATGGCTGTATTGTGTTCCCTTAAGGCGACTCTCCGAGCGCCCCTTGTCCGTGCGTTGCCCGTTCTTTTGCTGTCCTCTCTGGCAGGGGCCGATAATGACCTGGCGCATCGCCCGGTCGATTTTGTTCAGGCCACCGAACAGTACGTAGTGGAAGAGGTGATGCCCCATATTCCCGGCGCGGCACTGGCCATCATTGCCAACGGGCAGATCGAACTGCTACGTGGCTACGGTGTGCGCAGGGTCGGCGAGAACGAGCCAATTAACCGGGACACACTGTTTCGCCTCGCCTCGGTATCCAAAACCATCGCCGGTACCGCTGCCGGGGTCGCCGTGAACGACCGGGCCCTGCAATGGCAGACGCCGGTCAGTCAGTTTCTCCCGCTGGATGTCAAAAACCCGGACTACCGGGATAAAATCACCCTGCAAAGCCTTCTGTCCCACACCACCGGACTGATGCCCCAGGCCTACACCAACCTGATCGAAGCCAATGTGCCCTACCAGAAGGTGATCGGGCGGCTGGACGAAGTGGCCTTCATCTGCCCGCCATCCACCTGCTACAGCTACCAGAACGTGGCCTTCAGCCTGGTGGGGGACCTTCTGATGGCGGCGACCGGCGAGCGCTACGAAGACTTCACCCGCAGACGCCTGTTTCAACCACTGGGCATGAAAACCGCTTCCTTTGGTTGGCGGGCGTTTACCAGCAACTCCAACCGGGCCACGCCCCATATCAAACGGCGCGGCCGCTGGGCACCCGTAGAACCCGACCGGAACTACTACAATGTGGCGCCGGCGGCCGGCGCCAATGCCAGTATTGCCGATATGGCTCTGTGGGTCCGCGCCCAGCTGGGACAGCGCCCCGATGTGCTGCCCCACGAAGTGCTCGACCAGTTGCACAGCCCCCGGGTTGCCACCAGTTACCGTCAGGCGCATTATCGGGCCCACCCCGAGCTGCGCAACATTCACTACGGCCTGGGTTGG is a window from the Marinimicrobium koreense genome containing:
- a CDS encoding uroporphyrinogen-III C-methyltransferase, which gives rise to MTDNDQTNDTTQESTPPADKTPADTTSDRADKGTPKRPSKKTPANKSGRARRWGWLLLVLICVGLPLAAGYGVWWAWQDLEQQREQLTALQQRLAEQSQALRQQDRTLDQLPGQLSSDLRADVQSAQRGQAEIISQMEQRLNRVDRRLSAIASTDREDWKLAEAEYLLRLANQRLVLERDSRNALALAETTDAILRDLGDADLLPIRRALARDIQALKLADQVDREGLYLRLLALNEQVPTLPLVEPMRSTPDNTVPDEASAEANTGPWATIKQSFARLVERISGHIRIRHHDQPIAALADPREQFILRQQLQLMLEQAQAALLREQTELYQSSLTRAADWLEQHYALNPQTESALSSLRELAAVDIAPELPDLNDALKLLEVHIEQQHRLSPDFQRAPGEESDS
- a CDS encoding di-heme-cytochrome C peroxidase; translation: MPLPALLRLAFVVLLALRYRLKLILGIVVAVVIGLSLTFISGKIYQHLDRDPDRGAIALEDGAFGESYSTPIYLDQGWSPADTLWYYNTTQGSALLPYDLFVALEQPASEELFRSDHNMDRYRYLPQKPTFFNPDGLPVGFAKDSYQGKDYLGFTCAACHTGQVNYQGQAIRIDGGPALADMDGFLHGLEKALSAARDIPAKRERFIDRVLQRDNDYRSPEAVEADLAQWTEQIRMYNTINHSHIRYGYGRLDAFGRIYNRVLRHVVNREQMRDLLLAAEGPTGELLLTEAEVDRVLAGIEPTLIDDTAFTRIVSRLQSSDEGLPGLSQRNLLRLRNQLLNEPNAPVSYPFLWDITHSDYLQWNGLANNADLGPLGRNVGEVIGVFAKLDWEVKEPGFSLSGHLTGQSNKRERIAFTSSIDLVNLQRLEAHLGRLTSPQWPEDILGEINREQAALGKRLYAQHCQSCHQIIDRSAWDRLVVAEMTDIEILKTDPKAAENSVNYQGKSGNFENTYQNTTVGPLVLEATAPAVQILTSVTKGAVSTPDADKGPLRRTLDWFYVLGLSWFDNDVKYSVKAGDYRPDTTARPYHSLLAYKGRSLNGIWATAPYLHNGSVPTLYDLLLPAREEGDPEEGAYRPEAFQVGSREFDPVKVGFRTEGYEGFTQTTHRLGDRNTGHEYGTDTLTEAERWALVEYLKTL
- a CDS encoding TA system antitoxin ParD family protein; translated protein: MAQQKPIRLNPELIRKAEQEAALEHRSVPRQIEYWASLGQLISRMMTSDQRLALMQGLVTLRLEESQPKDLSMDSILEELESDRQSGRLPGRVSEAPVRYGVDPDDSSKLVAYSAEGKRVVSGL
- the hemC gene encoding hydroxymethylbilane synthase codes for the protein MSETLRIATRKSLLALWQAEYVKAELERHHPGLTVELVPLVSRGDKILDVPLAKVGGKGLFVKELEHAITSGEADIAVHSMKDVPMEFPEGLGLPVICPREDPRDAFVSNRYDQLSDMPGGTVVGTSSLRRQCQILAARPDLEVKFLRGNVQTRLRKLDDGEYDAIVLATAGLVRLELEERIRSRIAPEESLPAGGQGAVGIECRTEDLRTIELIAPLHHEPTAELVLAERAMNRRLEGGCQVPIACYAIPSDEGLWLRGLVGSPDGTEMLYDEIRGPVAEGEAMGIALAERLLAAGADRILADVYGRELK
- a CDS encoding heme biosynthesis HemY N-terminal domain-containing protein, yielding MKRTLLILIVAMLLGALTLSAIQADSGYVLIALGNTSVEMSFWLALMLLLGGLGLIWLVLRLFRGSIRAGQAVTERLFSGTSARAQRRTASGLVSFIEGNWKQAQRKLLRAAPKSGTPLINYLAAARCAFEQGDNHTALELLHKAEQSSTNSELAVALTQARMQLMSRRYEQCLATLERVKRKAPQHPVVLDLLRQVYIALHDWESLKQLMPSLRAYGNQNEAALEALSSQLHRALLEQAGQRVRGLGPERAREALASTWKDIPSAVRKQPDVALLYAQQLVDNDLHVEAEAQVRKTLEKHWSPELVRLYGLIRANDAGQQLITAEGWLKKRPADALLMLTLGRLSLRNQLWGKARDYFQSSLTLHKHPETCAELARLLAHMGEHKKSTEYYQQGLLLTTERLPDLPLPKEPEPTH
- a CDS encoding serine hydrolase domain-containing protein; the protein is MPVLLLSSLAGADNDLAHRPVDFVQATEQYVVEEVMPHIPGAALAIIANGQIELLRGYGVRRVGENEPINRDTLFRLASVSKTIAGTAAGVAVNDRALQWQTPVSQFLPLDVKNPDYRDKITLQSLLSHTTGLMPQAYTNLIEANVPYQKVIGRLDEVAFICPPSTCYSYQNVAFSLVGDLLMAATGERYEDFTRRRLFQPLGMKTASFGWRAFTSNSNRATPHIKRRGRWAPVEPDRNYYNVAPAAGANASIADMALWVRAQLGQRPDVLPHEVLDQLHSPRVATSYRQAHYRAHPELRNIHYGLGWRVFDFGEHRQFVHHGGWVQGTRTEVLFNRELQLGLVFLSNSENRYAREVVYRFLELFTDYYRQVEAPILLQQARQAPP
- a CDS encoding zeta toxin family protein, with protein sequence MTTSLSDSTPRPTVILLVGGNGAGKSTFYQKYLAHRQIPFLNADVLARELWPDDPEVHSYEAMRLVERSRHLALAQKRSFCFETVFSHPSKLDFIREAKRAGYAVEIYAIHLVSPELNRMRIEQRVHEGGHSVPAEKIAPRIERSLQQLVNVIPIVDQTLLIDNSYADNPFRVQARFRSDVLIDSHMASESWVKSVIETVRYNRRSRS
- a CDS encoding uroporphyrinogen-III synthase; this translates as MTRSAGADTLTGLQVLVTRPEAQAEAWADTLRARGAHAVVAPLLTLSPVSTSEAKQAIKQCILDFDLYQKAIFVSQNAVAYAFEWLEDYWPQLPIRIEYYGVGERTGRALEAYGVPVTAWQSDGAMNSEALLAAPELQSVAGERIVIFRGVGGRGVLAETLRERGARVDYCELYQRQCPDDAATQLNQALVELNETPLMVALHSGETLENFHQVRRALPSDQARRLARGTLLVPGERVAQQARALGYTRVLTAENATDPGMLAALERAAIDPTLLQTDGTHDCD